GTCTCTTGGTGTTGGACTCCGCGCCAGCGAACCGATGTATATTCTTTAATAGTTGTGACATGCTTTGTACGGATACACCCTTGGCCATCGGTTGGAACTTGACGAGAATGGGAATATCATCACCGGCCGCAAATGCCTTGTGAGGAACAACGAACGAGTACATAATCTTCCCCGGCCAGGTGTTCTCGATCTGGTCATTGGAGCTCAATATTTCATGTCAGCCAAAGATAGTGGAAAATGACGCACCTCGAGCGTCTGATTGTATTCTATCGCTTCTGGCGAAAACGAACGCATGACGTGCAGAGAACGGAATGCATGGAAGTTGGCAGAGAACGCAGAACGGACAGCGGTGGCCCGTAGCTTGTATGCAATAGATGCCGATCCCGGGTAGGTGCGACTTGAGACCGGGAGCGTATTAGGAAGCTGAACCTGGAATGGAAAGACATGCTGCCCGGCTTTGATCGTATGCTTGTGATTACGTTCTCCCTCTAGGAAGGACCAGTCATGAGTGTAGATAATATGGCTGTGGTGTCCTTGACGTGCATGGCTTGAATCTCAGGTCAGAGCGTGATGATAGGATTGATTGTTCATAATACTCACGACGAGTCATGCACCTGAAGTCTAACCTTTCCGGTGAGCTGTAGCGTGATTTCACGGATATTGGTGGCCTCGGTAAGATTGAGAACTAGGTGGCCGGTCAACAAGGTACTCTCGACATCTTGTCCGACGCCCCGAAAGACGACCTCGTCATTGGGGAGAACGATCTCCAGTGGTGCCGGGGAGTGTGCGGCTGCCGGAGCCTCGTATGGCGAAGGAGGGACAGTGGTAGGATGCTCGAACGGATGAGACCCATTTTCGGGAAGATTTAACTGGGATGAAAATGGCATCGGGTTATACTGGTAGCCCGGGAGATCGTGCAAGGGAGGGGCAGCAGATATAGGCGAGGGAGAATGGGGTCGGGAGGGAATAGCTTCACGCGAGAGGAACGGCATGATGTACTCCCGCACGATATATGCTCAGTTGTGCGTCACGCTGCGAAATGGTCACTGCGGGGCGGTGTTTGTCCCACTGGAAAATCCCTGTCTGGGCCTTTGCGGGGTCCATATCAGCCTCCGTCGGGGAGCACCCTGGATGAAATATTAATAGGGTACCTACTGATAATAACCACCACAATAGGACCTTTCTCAGCTGGCAATGGAAACACAAAGGCCTGGGGGGAAACTTGGAATTTTCCAAGTTCGAAGAGCGAGTAGCTGCTTTCATACCAACCCCCACGTGCGTATTTGAGGCAATCCTGCCAGTTTGATTTCATCCGACTCGTCCCGGCGTTCAGACAGATTTCCCGGTCTGTCGTCGCTCCAAACTGACTCACAACAAGCGAAGGAGGGCAAAGTTACACCTGCCCCAATAGGGCCATCATTGCAACGGCGCTTTCCACCGGGTAAAATCGTACACTTCTCGATCATCTGTCCCATATCTGGATTTTCTGTGAACACATTCGCCGCAAATTGCTTATCCCCGCCCGGCTTCTCCGGTCCGGTAGCCCGTGGGATTTTATTTTTGTCTGAACCAAGACGGCAACGCAGCCCGCACTGTCAAAACAAGCGAAATAATGAGCTGGCGAAACAACATAGGTGTATCCCTATAAATATGATCACTCGCCAAGTGTGTTCCTCTTCTGTGATGTAGCTTCCTCTGGGGTTGAGTCTTTGAAAGTAGGGTGCAAGAACTGGACACACTGGTAGACCGCAGCACGAAAAGAACACAGGTTACAATCAACGTCATCATTAGCAAAGACATAGTCAGCGTTTGATGCGGTTGGATACAACTCATGACCAAGTTCCCTCGATCACTGTATTGAATAATTTGGCTCAACGAATACGATGACTGGTATAAGATGTTGTTTATCACCTCGCGACTCCGGCATTATACATACGCTTAGATACCTGTACATAAGCATATTAATATCGTTTCTCACCGGTAGGACACGGTACATTGCATGTGCAAGCTATTAGCCTAACACTTCTATGGCTTCATCTTGGCCTGGGGTACCGTATTCGCCTCAGCTCACCGGTCGTCTACAAGGGGAATTGATACCGGACATTCCATCGTCACAGGAAACGTGCGCAGAACGGATTACCCGGCAACTAGTGCATTGTACATTTTACGCATCTTCGATCGATCCACTTCAGCTCGATAACAATCGAACTTTACATGTCAATCAAGTGGCTAGCTGATCTAGGAAAGGGGGTTAATCAAAGTTACTTAATTGAAATCATTTGGACGAGGATTCTTATCGTTCTTATCTCAGGAAGCTTTGCCCGTGAATTtactgcatatattccacTTGGGTATCCATGCCCCGTACCTAAACACTACTCATCCGAGTCTCTACAGCTCTGGTAATTTACCGAGAATACTCACACAGTTTTACACGGTGCGCATTTTCTGCTCAGGTTGTCTACTGATAAGCCAGAGTATCCGCTAAATCGAGTTGGTGGGGAGAGGTGTGGGGGGATTGCAATAACCACTGATACGGTCAGTGCGTTGGATGGTACCGGTCGTCACGGTCACAATGCCATGGTCGAGGTAGCTCGAGTTTCTTGTGGGGAGATTGATATCCGGTGGGCGTAGCCGCCGGGTCTCAGTTGCTACCCACCTAAGCATGTTTGTACGGCCCTAcccatatgcatatatggcTAGTTGCAGGAGGGGGAAAAGCTCAGAAACAAAAGCCGAGTCTCGGGGATCTTGGACCCGTTTCCTATGTTTAGTTAGTTTTACCAATATCGAGGCACCGAGTGCCAAGTCTGGAACGTGCGGTGAATAATGTGGTTCGGTAGCTTGTGAGGCTATTGAGTGGTCGAATTTGATTCGCTTACAATAAGCGACTGCCAAATAGGGTTTATATTGGGGTCTTTATGCGGATCGGGTGAACTAGGAAACCTGAAGTGCCGAACTATTCGCAGAGCTGCCGGACGTGGGGCTCAGGAGGTGGGGAGTTTTAGTAGGTGGGATATAACAAAATAAATTTGATTACACGCATATGACTAGGGTCGGGTAATGTGTAGAAAATATTGCACGGTTTGAGCTGAAAGTCGACGTTTCCAAACCGCGCGGAGATCCACAAACTGAATGGAGTGGCGTAGGGATCCAGAATTTTTCTGAATCAGGTCATGATTGCGTCAATGCGGATTATGAGGCAGCTCCACGCAAATACCGTACGGTATTGCCTCCTAAATCCCATGGTCGCATCAAGCACGTCTTATCTCGCATACGAGCGCGGGGGTCACATCGCAAGGTTCGTCCTTTGTGAAAATTGATTATTGGCGGGGTAAGTAGCCTGGGTTGCAAAGTCACACATCCTGAATGAAATGGCCTGGTTTAGTGCAACCCACGGCTGGGTTTATCTTCTAGCGTATAATGTTGTGAGGCGACAACCCCGTTATCGAGCGCTCGTCTGAGATGTGCAATGTTATATGCGCCGGCTATCAGAGCATCGCCTCCCCGATCCTAGATTCATTCACCCGAATTCATTTGTCTCATTATTATGTACTGTGTCCCACAAGGCGTATTTACTCCGTAAGTTGACCAGTAACTCCGACGAGATCGACAATCTTCTCGACCAACCGCCGCATATCGTTGGACCTGGTTTCTCCTACCGCAAGTACCTCCCCATGTGAAACTTCCGCCTCGACCACCGGGGGTAATGGGTTCCCAGCGATCTAGGAATCATGATGCATATAAGTGTTCGCCCGTAATGGTCAATCGATCGCCTACTTACCTCGGCGTCTACAGCTTCCTTGGCCGATCGGTATCCATCTGGTATAATAACCATATTTGTTCCGAGACTTAGAACTAGGACATCCATCCCAGCTTGATGTGCAGCAACAACCTCGGGTACGGTACTCATTCCGACAACGTCAACCCCGGCAGATCTCAAAAACTTTCCCTCCGCCGGGGATTCGTATGTTGGCCCGGAGACCCATGCGTATGTTCCCTCGGCAAGGAAATCTTTGGGAAGACCGAGCGCGTGCGCGGCACGGAATGCAGCGCATCGAAGTGAGAATGTATATGCTCTAGAAAGTGGGGTGAACCGTAGGTTGAATGGGGGATCAAGGACAGGTCCCAAAGTTGGGTTGAATCCCTGTTGTTTTCGTTAATGGGTAATGTCGGAGTTATCAAGGAGTATGACTTACGGTAAGATTAGGCAGTGCAAGGTGGTCGTGTATGACAAACACTTTAAGAAGAGTACGGTGAGTGTATGCCCATCAGATTTGTGAATACTTCCAACTAACCAGTTCCCACCGAGTCTTTCGTATTCAAGATACCAGCAGCATTCGTAACTAGAAGTACTATCGGTCGCAGTTTGGGCTCGGCGTCTCTGATTTACTCACTGATAACCGATTTGACACCAAGTAGTGCCATCACGCGAATAGGATAGACAGTGGTTTGCAGACTGTGTCCCTCGTACGCGTGGAACTGCGCAACGGATCATATAGGCTTGTGATTCGAGCCGGCATATAGACTTACACGACCGAGCATAGCAACAACTGGAACCCCATCACCCTCTCCAAGTCTACCGAATGCGAGTGCATTCCCGTGCCCGACCACTGTTTGGTGATTTATCGATAAGAATAGTGACTCGATTTTTATGCCCATGAACGCACCAGTGCTTGTTCCGAACCCGGGAATTTCTGAGTATGGGACCAGCGTCTGATCACGGATCTGGGATGCAAGTTCACTCAGACCCGACCCGCATACTATGCCAATTTTTGGTTCGCGCAAGCCTTCTGGAACTCGGGAGCGAATATTTTCAATCGCACCAACGAAAACTTCTGG
The window above is part of the Rhizoctonia solani chromosome 7, complete sequence genome. Proteins encoded here:
- a CDS encoding 5'-methylthioadenosine phosphorylase, whose amino-acid sequence is MAHVVNIPEVFVGAIENIRSRVPEGLREPKIGIVCGSGLSELASQIRDQTLVPYSEIPGFGTSTVVGHGNALAFGRLGEGDGVPVVAMLGRFHAYEGHSLQTTVYPIRVMALLGVKSVIITNAAGILNTKDSVGTVFVIHDHLALPNLTGFNPTLGPVLDPPFNLRFTPLSRAYTFSLRCAAFRAAHALGLPKDFLAEGTYAWVSGPTYESPAEGKFLRSAGVDVVGMSTVPEVVAAHQAGMDVLVLSLGTNMVIIPDGYRSAKEAVDAEIAGNPLPPVVEAEVSHGEVLAVGETRSNDMRRLVEKIVDLVGVTGQLTE